The following is a genomic window from Xenopus laevis strain J_2021 chromosome 2L, Xenopus_laevis_v10.1, whole genome shotgun sequence.
gccttgtgtctttatatggtcacagaacaacccctcagtgacttctaatatccttatcatttacagtaggggtacattatccattataatacatgagtgatactcagagttccctgtataactcagcctgcagccttgtgcctttatatggtcacagaacaacccctcagtgacttctaatatccttatcatttacagtagggggtacattatcccttataatacatgagtgatactcagagttccctgtataactcagcctgcagccttgtgcctttatatggtcacagaatagcccctcagtgacttctaatatccttatcatttacagtagggggtacattatcccttataatacatgagtgatactcagagttccctgtataactcagcctgcagccttgtgcctttatatggtcacagaacaacccctcagtgacttctaatatccttatcatttacagtagggggtacattatcccttataatacatgagtgatactcagagttccctgtataactcagcctgcagccttgtgcctttatatggtcacagaatagcccctcagtgacgtctaatatccttatcatttacagtagggggtacattataccttataatacatgagtgatacacagagttccctgtataactcagcctgcagccttgtgtctttatatggtcacagaacaacccctcagtgacttctgatatccttatcatttacagtagggggtacattatcccttataatacatgagtgatactcagagttccctgtataactcagcctgcagccttgtgcctttatatggtcccagaacaacccctcagtgacttctaatatccttatcatttacagtagggggtacattatcccttataatacatgagtgatactcatcgACAGAGTGACGATACTTTACTAAAATGAGGAAGGATAGAGCCTGCAAGGTCTCATGAAACTTCCCTATTTGCGGCTGGCGGGAAGGAGAAAACAGTTGGATTTCTTCAGTGTTACTGACACTGCACTTGGGGAAAGTCACTGTGATGCAAGAAACTGGTGCTGGCGGGTAACGATACTGAGGTGCAAATGTCAGCATTCTGTTTCCCATCACTCCACTACAGGGTGTTTGTATTTATAGAGATATCTATGGCATCTGCCAATGGGGGCAGGGAATAAAAGTGCAGCGAAGGCTATTGGTCATTTCATTGTTTCTAATAGACGTGTTATTGTTTGCAGGCTGCTGACTCCCGGTAGGACAGTATGCAGAGCATTAAGTGTGTGGTGGTGGGCGACGGAGCAGTGGGAAAGACCTGTTTACTCATCTGCTTCACAACCAACGCCTTCCCTAAGGAATACATCCCCACAGTGTTTGATAACTACAGCGCCCAGACGGCAGTTGACGGGAGGACAGTTAGCTTGAACCTGTGGGACACTGCTGGCCAGGAAGAGTATGACAGACTGCGTACACTTTCTTACCCACAGACCAACGTCTTCATCATTTGCTTTTCCATCGCCAGCCCAACCTCCTATGAGAATGTAAAGCACAAGTGGTACCCTGAGGTGGGTCACCATTGTCCCAACGTGCCCATTCTCTTGGTGGGCACCAAGAAGGATCTTAGGAACAACGCAGATGTCATAAAGAAGCTGAAAGAGCAGAACCAaatgcccatcactaaccatcagGGTGGAAATCTGGCCAAGCAGATCCATGCAGTAAAGTATATGGAGTGCTCGGCGCTGAATCAAGATGGCATCAAGGAAGTGTTTGCGGATGCTGTGCGAGCTGTTCTCAACCCGACTCCCATCAAGGACAAAAAGAGCTGCTTCATTTTGTGAGCGGAAGTTTCATTCCCTCTGCTCTCAGTGCTGAGATCATTCTGGCATCTTCTAGTTCCTTCTCCTTTCTCTTGAGGTTCCACACCTCCAATGCTTACCTCCACTATTTCATTAATAACACTGCCGTGGCTTTCCCCCGGTGGATCTACTGATGGTTTGAGGTCTTCTATCTCTGGACCAACTCTGTACTTCATCCTTCGCGACCTTAATCACCCAAATGCAGATGCCCAAGCGATGAAATGCATGTCCTCTTCAATGCAGCTACCAAATCAGGGTCTCCGATGGTGGGACTTCTATAATCTGGTGATATACTGAGATTCTATTTATAATGGTTTTTACTCAAAAGCCATTGAGAAAATGTCTCAGCTATTGGGTTCCTCCACCGTATGCCATGGGTTTGCTGTGGTGTGCTGGATCTACTGATGGTTTCAGATCTTCTGTCTCACGCTTTACTTCATCCTTATTGACCTCACTCAGCCAAGTGCATTTGTTCCTTTGTGCAGCTACCGTATCAGCTTCTCCTTTGGTGGGACTCCTACATTCTGGTGATATACTGGGATATTCTTTGTACCACAGCCATGAAGAAAGTGCCTCAACTGTTGGTTTTCTCCACCACATGAATTCAAGTTCTAGGGCAGTCAGCCCTGTACTGATGTTGGGTTAATACCCCACGTATGGCTTCTATATCTTGGTACTGCACCCCAAAGTCATTATTTGTAacagttgtttatataaaacagtatggCCTTATCCAGGTGATTGGAAGGGGAATATGGATGGCTTCCTATTGATCTCTGTGGATTTTGTTAATTCTAAAGAATTATGGCCACTGTTTACAGACATAACAGgaaaaatggttaaaggggaactacacctgTGTTCAGCATGGACCTAATAACTAGAGTTTAAAATGGTAATGTGCCATGTCTGATAATTGTTTTACTGTCTGCCTTAATACCACCCCCAAATCCATCAGATACTTGTGTCttggacttaaggtggccatacacaggcagattaaagctgctatcggtcctttagaccaattcggcagtttatctgcccatgtgtgggggcttccgacgggtcccTCCGATCGATAACAGGCCAAAAAtcaagatatttgattttttttttttgatctagGACCGTATCAGCTAGTTGATACAGTCCTACGATCCTTTGTGCCCATTTGCTTCATTATCATCTGATTGTTccgcccaggggcgtaactacagaggaagcagaccctgcggctgcaggggggcccaggaggtacagggggccccatgaggctctcattgatgagcaatttgaacatatattggtaaaacaggacaaacactggatatgttgggggccctaaaattaatttgctgtggggcccagcaatatctagttacgccactggttccgccctagggccaaacattcAGATTAACCCATTGTCTccctgccgttagtgggcatataaAGTAAATCGAAtagtgtacggccacctttacaGATTAGGAGGAGTTTCTTGTACAGCGGGTTTCATTGTGAATGGAAGTTCAAACAGCTTCTTCCTACAACTGCTCTAAAGAACCTTGGAGGCTGGAGTAAGTGTAAAATGAGTTCTTTAAAATGAGttctttaaaatgaatcagttaatagtgttgctgcagcagaattctgcactgaaacccatttctcaaaaaagcaaacagatttttttatattcaattttgaaatctgacatggggctagacatattgtcaatttcccagctgccccaagtcatgtgacttgtgctctgataaacttcaatcactctttactgctgtactgcaagttggagtgatatcacccccctccctttccccccccagcagccagggaaggtaaccagatagcagctccctaacacaactgcctggtagatctaagaacaacactcaatagtaaaaaacccatgtctcactgagacacattcagttacattgagaaggaaaaacagcagcctgccagaaagcatttctctcctaaagtgcaggcacaagtcacatgaccaggggcagctgggaaattgacaaaatgtctagccccatgtcagatttcaaaattaaatataaaaaaatctgtttgctcttttgagaaatggatttcagtgcagaattctgctggagtagcactattaactgatgtgttttgaaaaaaacatgttttttgatgacaggatccctttaattactaTTTAGCTCTAACGACTACAAAATAATGCATAACAAACAAAAATGCTATTTCCCACATGTTGAGCACAGGTGTATATTGCcacttttatttctaaaaatcgATGTAACCCCCAGGGGCCAATTTCccgaatattacattttatttaaaaatgcctAATTCTGGCTGTAAGTTTCCCCTGGAAGTTGGGTCCTGGGATATCTAATGGTTTTATTGTTAAAGCTTCCAGTTAGAGCAACCACTCAGGATTACGTCACTCGGGGGGGTTCCTCAGGGGCTGTCCTTATACTCAGGTCCTCTAATAACTGTTACAATGTATATGATATCTTAGCAAGTCACTGATTCTTATTTACAGGTTTTTCATCCCAACTACACTGCTATTTTAACACTCACTTGTATCATCGCATCTTGGCCACGCCCAGGAGGAGCCAATAACACTGACAAACATCTGGAAGAAATAAgaaaacatatactgtagcagCACATTAGAACGAGGAATTGTAGGGGGAGGGGTTAACAAATAGGGTGTCAGTTCCTTTTGTGGGTGATCACAAGAGCTCTCCATTGAGCAATGAACGTGAGGATCTTGGAGGAACAGTGTTTTCCACTTGCCTGGCACCTCGTTATGAGCCAGGGTGGAAATATGCAAACGTGGCTGATTAGTCAGAAGATTATTTATAGGAAATTTCTAAATTTTCTTCTTGCCAATGACCGGCCAATCAGAGGAAACGCCCAGCTCTTATTGTCACACATAAGCAGCAGatttcctgtttgttcctgaggGGCCCTCCAGCTGTCAGGTGATTTGTTGGAGTTGAGTTCAGCTTGTGCAGCTCCATGTTTGATCCCAGAATTCCTAGTGGGGGTCAAACATATTCATGCCGGGGCcaagtctctgcactccattGGCCAGTTTGGTGCTGTGCATGATTCCCGAGGAGATGTGGTCGCAGTGCAGGGGCCGCCCCCAGGGAGCAGATAGCTCTGAATATGGTTGAATCTTATTGGCCGAGGTTCCAAATAAACAAGTCTGTGTGGTTGGGATCCGTGTGGTAATTGCCTTTCACCTACTAATGATCAAGTGTCCCATTAACCCTGTAACTGCTGGGGTACAGCAGCGAGATGGACCCGTGTGCTCGCTCCTGCTGTATGGCAGCTCCACTGCTCTGGCTTTTTTATTGTGTGTTGTGAAAGTAACAGATTTTTGTGATGTAACTGCCTGTGAGAAATGTTTTATACCCGCAGAACTGTGCCCTCGGGCGGCCAATAAAATCTTTTATATGCTTTCCTTCTTGTCATTTACTCATAAGACCCGGTGTTGATCAGAAGAAACTACAGTACAAGCCTATCACTTACATGGGCCCAACAATATACATTTACTTTTCCTATACAAGATTGCAGGACATGCCTGGGACTGCTTTACTGGAGCTGCGAGAGTGGGAGAGATGAGAAAGTGCAAACAAAAccctgtattaaatatatatagatcagATCAGTCAGTGCCTCCTCATTCCTGTGCTGATGattaaatctcctttcctccccatcaATGAATCCCTCATTCTTCTCTCTTGGAAGAGAATCCCATAAATTCCCTTACTCAGGTGTCTGTTGTGCTGCTGGGCAT
Proteins encoded in this region:
- the rhog.L gene encoding ras homolog family member G L homeolog — protein: MQSIKCVVVGDGAVGKTCLLICFTTNAFPKEYIPTVFDNYSAQTAVDGRTVSLNLWDTAGQEEYDRLRTLSYPQTNVFIICFSIASPTSYENVKHKWYPEVGHHCPNVPILLVGTKKDLRNNADVIKKLKEQNQMPITNHQGGNLAKQIHAVKYMECSALNQDGIKEVFADAVRAVLNPTPIKDKKSCFIL